From the Patescibacteria group bacterium genome, the window GAAATTGCTGACGGCTCACAAATCAAGATTACGAGAGTAGCGATTGCTCATATCGACAAATTAACTGATATCGAGTTCAAGACTATCAACAAGAATGATAACACTCTCGACAAGGGCAAGACTCGCGTCGAGCAAAAGGGCTTGAAGGGCCAGAAGAAGCTGACTTATGAGATTCGTCGCGAAGATGGTGTCGAAGTCGCAAGAAGATTGATCAACACAGAAATTGTGACCAAGGCGATAGACCAGATTACGATTATTGGCACGAAGCCGGTGATTACTGGCTGGTGTAAATATAATGATCTGGTTCTAGACGCTTCGATCAAAAATGGTATCGATCCTGATAGAGTTTGCGCTCTGATGCGCAAGGAGAGCAACGGAAACGCTGATTCTGTTTCTGGCGGAGGCCATCTTGGCCTTTTCCAATACACTGAAGGATTTTGGGCTGACGCATCTGCCAAGGCTGGATACAGCGGAGCGTCATGGGACAACGCAAAGGCTCAGATCTATACCACGGCCTGGGCCTTGACTCATGGCTACGCTGGTCGGTGGGCGGGAACATTTAAATAGCTGAAAGCAGATGAATGTCGATTGATTTAACTGATAAAGAACAACTTACAAAATATTTGAAGTCTAAGGGGTTATTGGCCAAGCAAAGTTTGGGCCAGAATTTTCTAGTTGATCGAGAGGTACTGGAAAAAATCGTAGAAGCGGCTGAGATAAAAACTAGCGACACTGTAATCGAAGTCGGCCCAGGTCTTGGCACGTTGACGGAGGAATTAATTTTGCGGGCAGGCAAAGTCATCGCAATTGAGAAAGACGATAAGTTGGCAAAATTGTTGAGTTCACAATTTTGTCATCCTGAACTTGATTCAGGATCCAGTATTGTTAACCTAGATTCCGGATCTCAAGCCGCAGTCCGGAATGACAATCTGGTTGTGCTAAACTCCGATATTCTAGCGGTCAATGTTCCGGAGCTGACGGGCGGAAAACCTTACAAAGTGGTGGCAAATATCCCTTATTACATTACGGCCAAAATCATCAAGTTGTTTCTGACCTCAGAGAATAAGCCTGAGTCAATCGTTTTGTTAGTGCAAAAAGAGGTGGCTGAGCGTATTTGCGCTAAGCCAGGACAATTATCAATTCTCGCGCTATCTGTCCAAGCATTTGGCGAACCGGAAATTGTAAGCGTCGTGAAGCGGGATTCTTTTTTCCCAGCTCCTGCAGTTGATTCGGCGATACTTCGTATCAGAATTCAGAATTCAGAATTCAGAATTCAACCGGAAGACGAGAGAGAACTTTTCCGTCTGATCCATATTGGCTTTGCCAGCAAGCGCAAAACTCTCATAAACAATTTATCGGCAGGACTTCGAATTGATAAAAAAGCAATAGCGGATATAATTAAATCAATCGGACTTGGCGAAAACGCCAGAGCACAAGAGCTGAGTCTGGAAGAGTGGAAGAAGCTATCATTAATATTGAAACTGAAATGATGAAGTTAATCGGCGAGCCGACTCCTGATCAAAATCAATCAGTCTCGAACGAAGGAGTTGAAGGTGATGATGGTCATTTTTCAGCCATTAATTATAATTCGGACGATCTGGTCGAGCCGACGTTCCCAGAATTTGACCTGCGCGACACTCGAGAATTCCAAGAGGTTTACGAGGAGACTCTGGACTTAGCCGAGAAGGTATCTGGTCATATTGCTACTATGCTCAAGTTCCAGGACAGTTCTCTGGAGGTTGAACTGATTGAGAAATCTATTCTGAGGGAAATTGCTGAGCGATTCCAGAATTTTAACGAGGGCAAGGTTGACCTGGCGGTTCGCGGCTTGGCATTAATTAACGCTGAATTGCAAGGCTTGCTTTCCTATCCTGCCACACCTCAGGGCTTTATGGATGCACAGTTCATTATCGATGATTTTCTAAAGGAGCAGCCGAAGTCAGATAAAGAAAAACTTGAAGGAGGCCTTTTCTCTCAAGAGATAATTGCTCGACGCTTACAACGTTTGTATGATAAATCTGACTTTAACCTGCGCGATTACGAAGGTTTGACAACGAACACAACGGTGAGTCTCGAGCATCTCTTGAAGGAATTAATGCTTCACACTTTAACCACAGGGGCAAAGAATCCCGAAGAGCTTACAATTCTGGATCTGGGAGCCGGAGAAGGAAGACTCGCTATTCCTCTAGCCACTCTAGGTTATCATGTGAATGGCATCGATATCTCAAAGGGAATGGTCGAGAAAGTAGACGATCGGACAGAGCTGTTTTGGGATGGTTTTACAGGCAAGACCTCAGATAAACTTGCAGAATCGGCAAACACTGTCTTTGACGCTCTAAAAGTTTCTCCAAAGGTAGAAAACTTAGACGATCTGAAAAAAAACATCCAAATCCAGCAGGGCAATTTCTTCGATATTGACAGCGAAGATTATGATAGGAGATTTGGCCCCGATAAGGCCGACGCTGCTATCGTTATGTGGCACACCTTTGGATTTGCGGGTGATCATGAAGGCCAAATGAAGGTATTAAAAAATATTTATGATAATGTGCGACCTGGCGGCATAGTCGCTATCGAGATGCCTGATCGTGAGTTTGGCGGTTATGGAAGGGCGGTTCGAGAATATCAGCGGTTGCATGGCCAGGATAACGATGCACAGAAGCCGATTCCGTTTGGGGCTCTAGTCGACGCACCCTCAAAGAGCGCCGGAAATCCGACAGAACAGAACGAAGAGCTTGAAACGCCAAGATATTTCCCAAGCAAAAATGAGATGATTGGTATATTAGAAGACGCTGATTTCAATCTCGCTGAGTGCTACGACTATTTTGTCCCGATTGATGGTCCTGACGGAAAACAACTGGCAGTCCTGGAACATCTGTTTGTCGCTGTAAGGCCTAGAGGCAAGAGTCAGAAGAATCTACGTGCCAAAACCGAAATAGCGCAAGAAGATTCATCACGTCTAGAGGAAGTAAGGAAGAGAATAGCTGCCTAATCTTGCTTCTCGGCGCCTTTCCACGCTAGTTCAAATAGACCTCTCATACTCTCAGCGATGCTTTTGTTGTCGATAATTACGGCCAGCGGAACATCGCCTTTGTTATAGTTAGCGAAGGAAACTTTGTTTCCATATACCTGAATCTCTAGTTTACAGGGGAATAGGCTCTTTTTGACTATCCTTGTTTCCCGCAGCTCCTCAGCGTCGTGTGAAATATACTCTGCAGTATTCTTGTCCTCTGCGGCCGATACTATAACGCGAGCAGTAATTTCGGCTTTTACACGTTGCTTTACGTAAACGTCGCGAAGCCATTTCCATATCTCCATATTTGATTCATTGGCTTCAAGAAATGAATAGATCGGCTTGTTCTCTTGGATTGTGTCCTCGTAGAGCTTCTTGATTCCTTCTATCCCTTCCATGACCTGTACTCCTGGCTTGTGGTAGGTCAGATTGAATGCGGAGATGAGAGAGGGGAGAACGGCGTTGATCTCGCGCTCGGCCAGCGAAGCGGCGTGAATCTGGGCGTCGGTGTATTCCCTGATCTTCTCAGGGTGAGCCAGGCGAAAATGCTTCTTCTTCTGCTTGCTGAACTCCTCGATGAAGCCAAGCCCCTTGAGAGCGTAGATCTTGTTGTAGCAATCTCCCTTCTTGAGGCCGGTCCTCTTGATAATTTCGTGCGCAGGGAGCTCACCACCCTCGAGGAGGGCGCTGTAGATGTTGATTTCCTGGTCGGTCAAGCCGACCTTTTTGAGTATGTCTAGCTGCATAATAGTATTATATACTGCTCCAAAGTAGTAGTCAAGACTTCGTGACAGGTATAGTCAAAATCTCGATTCTAATAACAAAAAAGTGAGTCACGGAGCCAACAATCGGTAAATAAGACAGTCACGATATAGTGACAAATTGGTCATAAACCCTTGACAATCCCAAATAGGCATGCTATAATATACCCATCACGATGAGAAAGGCGAACAACCCACAGGAGGATTAGGCCGCTGCCCAGACTGATAGAACATTTACAACCAAATAGGTACATAGGTAGAAAAAGATCAAGCCCTATCAATAGATAAGGCGATCCCGATCACAAATGGCACAATCCGGCTCGTATCTCAGGAGATAAGAGCGCAAATTCACGCCACTTGAGATCATCCCCAGCACACTCAATTGAGTCGCAAGGGGAATTACCCGAATCCCGATCAAATTCCCGCCCCTTAGGCGGAAATATGGAAGATATTATCAATATCCGGTTTGGCCGCACAGGTTCAAGCATTTACAAGATAATACATCATATATATAGGATCAGATTCAACCGACTTATGAGTAGTACATTTATCCATGACACAGGAGTTTAGCGATAAGTATAAAACTCACCCCCCATCCTTCGCAAGAAGGGTGATGGGGGGCTTCCTCAGGAGGGGCAATATTCGTAAGTGTCAACGGCGCGAATAACGGCGTTTGAGCTCATATCGAGCATATACGCCAGAATTAACGCCAGACCGGAATTACTAATTAATAGTTACTAATTACCTAATTAAATCTCAAGATCCGAGTGTCCAATTGGACATTAAATAATTGGGACTTATTTAGAAATTAGAGCAATTAGATCAATTAGAAATTCTATATATCTTTCTACCATCATTTCTGATCACTCGGCCGAAACGCCCTGAGAGAAATAGTTTGCTGTGTCCAAAATTTATGTGGCACACACTATCCTACTCTTTTCGCTTTGACGGTGATCGGAGCAGTTCTTCTGGCCTATTCGGCTGTGCTTGCCATCTATTATATAGGTGACCAGCCAGCTGAATTAGGCATCCCGGTAGAAGCACTGAAACCCGTAAGGGGGAGGTTAAGCTTCGGGAGGAGAATTATAATGATACTGAACAATAAGCCAGAGGCCGTGGAGCTTCTGATGTCTCTCGGCTATCGCGAAGCCGACGGAAAATTTTCGAAAGACAATAATGAGGGCCACACAGTCGTGGTCGAATTCGTTGAAACTACAACCAATGACGGTACAACCGTGCCAATTATGGTGGTAGCGGACCCATATTTCACCCCGGGTGGGGTGTTCCGTACCTCGAGTGAGGTATTCCATTATCCTATCGATGCGGGATCCCTGCACGAGGGGATCGGATATTTCCTCCATCAGGAGGATATAGAAGTCTGGGTGGACGAAGAGGGGGAGGAGCAATCCTCCAGCAGCAACAAAAACTACTGCTGGATATAAGCAGTAGCCATTAAACTATTGGTTTTGCTTGTTGAGCCATTGTATCAACAAGCCGGGTGCCAGACTGAATTCTGGCAGTTCAAAGGAGGTTTTTATGACTTTGAACGTTTAGGTTTGCTGGTTGTCCGTTAACAATCAGATATGGTCGTAACACACTTGCACGACCAATCTCACCCTGAGGAGAGCAAGGGGTAAGTCAGCCCATTTCTGCCTAAAAAGCAAGCAGAAATAAAGAGACAAGGCCGATTCTCGATCGGCGTTGAGGTGATAACTTCAGGAGTTTCACCAATCGAGAAACAGGCTTCTATTGCCTGGGACGAAAGTCCGAAAATAGCAATTTCATCTCTCGCCACGAAGGTGAGAGAAAATATCCCGAAGCGCACCGCAAAGTGAATTATTCACTTGGTGCGCTTCAAACCTTTTGATTCTGAATGTATTAAATAAACTATTTATTTAGCCATGCCGAATTAAAACGACAAAATCCTTTAAGTATTTCCTACTCGGCTGCGCCCTGCACCTTTTCGAAGATGAATGGCCAGCTGAATAGGCATCCCGATAAAAGCACTGAAACCCGAAAGGGGGAGGTTAAGCTTCGGGAGGAGAAAAAGATGATCACAAAAGGCACAATCCGCAAAGCGCGGGTTGAAAATATTGCGAACGGAAAGATCTCCGTTCGCACCGGAAATTATGCCGGAACTTCGGCACATGATGTTGCCGAGTTCGAAATCTCCGGCAATTTGCCGGAGATTGGGAGATTCATCTCCCTCAGCGTCCAGCATGAGCGCTGGACTGAAACGTGCCAGGATGGCGATGATCAGCTGCAATCATATTGCAGCCGGCATAGTGTCAGTAAATGGCACTATGTCGAGTAGAATGGTCAGCTGTTTAGAGATATCAGTGCAAAAAATAATCTTATCGAATCATCTGCGGAAAGATGGATAAAGTTGCAGGACTGTATGTCTGCCGTCACTTGTCGAGGACGAATCAGAGACAACGAATTCATCTCTCACCACGAAGGTGAGAGAAAATTACCGGAGAGACATTGCCATAACGGCGGTGTCTCTCAACCTTTTTCTTTTGAGAAATAGACAAATCAACCATTTGATTTATTTTTCCTCGAAAGAGGATTGATTTTTTTGACCTGCGGGTGCAAATGTGGCGGCTTGAGCCGCCTTAAGAGCACAAGTTCTTGAGAGCTAACGCTTTCAGGGCAAGCATTTGAGAGCGGCAACCTATTAACCATAATTTATGGAGAGGAGGAACAAGTTGCCAACTCCTGCATTTCGCTCGCAGATCCAAATTATTTATTAAGAAAACCGTCAATAGAAATATCGGCGGTTTTTTGTTATTCATTTTCTTTCGTCAATACTTTATACTAAATACAAACCACTAATTTGTGAGGGGAATATGTCGGAAGAAAAATACGTTGCAGAAGTAGCGGCTCAGTCGGACGGACACAAACATTTCACGATCTCGGAATTTCGCCATGAACTAGGCATTCCGCTCATTTTGGCTCGCAAGCTTATTGTTTGGGGTATCGTCGAAGTTGAGAGAACGGCCGATGGCACATTCCGTATCACCGAAGCAGAGCTCAATGAAGCGCGGGAAATTCTAAAGCATCCCTTCACCAAGGCGAAGCTTTTCTTTCGTGCTCTCGGGCCTGGAATCATTACAGGCGCGGCGGATGACGACCCTTCTGGTATAGGCACTTACTCTTCGGTCGGCGCACAGTATGGCTTTGGCTTGATATGGTTGGCGCCATGGCTCTTGCCACTTATGACAGCGGTGCAGGAAGCCTGCGCTCGTATCGGCATTGTCACCAACAGAGGGCTGGCTGGAGTGCTGATGAAACATTATCGCAAGTGGTTTGTTGCGATTATTATTTTGCTTTTGATCGTAGCCAACGTCGCCAACATCGGAGCGGATATTTCCGCCATGTCTGCGACTGTCAATATGCTTGTCCCAGTAAACTATTATGTAGTGGCGGTCGCCCTGACCGTATTGATCATATTGATTGAGATAATGATACCGTATCGGGTCTACTCCAAAATATTAAAGTGGCTCACTTTGTCGCTCTTCGCCTATCTAATCACGGGATTCATCATCCATCCTGATTGGCTCATGATCTTCAAAGAGGCACTCACGCCCAATGTTATTTTCGACAAGGCATATATATTCGCAATAGTGGCAGTCTTTGGAACTACGATCAGCCCCTACCTATTCTTCTGGCAAACTTCTGAGGAAGTGGAGGAGAAAAAGGTTGAGAGGCGTGAAGGGACATTACAGAAGCTGACCGGCCGAATTGCCCATATGAGAACAGATGTGAGGACAGGGATGGTTTTTGCCAATCTAACATTCTTCTTCATCGTTCTAACAACTGCCAAGGTGCTCAATGCAAACGGAATTTTTAGCATTGATTCGCCTCAGCAGGCAGCTGAAGCGCTTCGACCCTTTGCTGGTGACCAAGCATTTCTGCTATTCGCTCTAGGAATTCTGGGCACTGGTCTCTTGGCCATACCTGTCCTGGCCGGCTCGGGCGCTTACGCTCTTGCGGAGCTGATGAACTGGCGTGAGGGACTGGACGAGAAGTTCTCAAGGGCCAAGGCCTTTTATCTAGTTATTTCCTTCTCCGTGATCGTCGGCCTGCTCCTCAATTTCATCGGCATTAATCCGATGAAAGCACTCTACTACTCTGCATATCTCAACGGTATTATTTCGATTCCTCTTCTCTTCGTGATCATGATCGTGGGGAACGACAAGAGAATTATGGGCCGCGAGACTCATCCGGCTTGGGTCAAAATATTTGGCTGGGCCGCCTTTGCCTTCGCCTCGGCTGGACTAGTCCTGACCATTATATTGAGCTTGGTCAAATAAAATCCCCGCTATGCCTTAGGCAGCGGGGTGATTGCGTAGTTCTCCCTGAAAACGTACCCACTTATGTGGAGATGGAAATTTTCTCCATCCTTTGTTAGTACAAGTACTTTACCGACCATGATGTCGTTTAGTGTTATCAGACGGTATCCAGACAGCTCCTCTGGAAGATTTTCAACCTCAAAAGTTTGGGTTGTCGGGTGAAAGTAGGCAGGCACCATGATGGGGCCTTGTTTAAGCTCTGGGCTTACACATATCATGTAAACCGGCGGTTTTGTTTCTCCTGACATTACACATTCAACCTCCTACTAGATTTTGTTATAATATAGCACATATAAAGAAAATATGGTATAGTGAGGCGTAAAATTATCTAGGAATATCATGGATAACGAGAAAAAAGGAACTTTATATATTGTCGCAACGCCGATCGGTAACCTCTCCGACATGACTTTGCGTGGGCTCGAAATATTGAAAAGTGTTGATCTGATCGCTTGCGAAGACACCAGGAATACTGGGGTACTACTCAAACATTTTGAGATCAGCAAACCTTTGGTTTCTTATTTTCAACATTCAAAAATTGGCAAAATAGAGCAATTAATCCAGGAATTGAAAAGCGGCAAAGACATTGCTTTGGTTTCTGACGCCGGAACTCCAGGCATTTCAGACCCTGGCGAATATTTAATTTCTCAAATACGAGATCAATTCCCTGAGATCAATGTTATTCCTATTCCGGGCGTGAGCGCAGTGGTTGCGGCCGCGAGTGTTTCCGGGCTAATTGATAAAGAATATTATTTTGCTGGGTTTTTGCCGAAGAAAAAGGGCCGACAGACCAAATTCAAATCTTTCTCAACTTTGGATTGCCCTATTGTTATCTACGAAAATGCATTGAGACTAGAGCGAACGCTCAAGGACGTGCAGACATATCTAGGCGAGGATACAGAAGTGTTCATCGCTCGTGAAATCACCAAAATGTTTGAAGAATAT encodes:
- a CDS encoding G5 domain-containing protein, with translation MKTIKLLLAGLVLPAGFVSALTFGSLSQSNATPSRVERPFVVEIYSADGNVEKTISGVSYETDSYLIAEKLGASPVRADKFTAFPEIRMNIGSKITLYRSPMILLIDGKNKTEIRSWSKTVGELLLEQNIDLASEDKIAPPLDTEIADGSQIKITRVAIAHIDKLTDIEFKTINKNDNTLDKGKTRVEQKGLKGQKKLTYEIRREDGVEVARRLINTEIVTKAIDQITIIGTKPVITGWCKYNDLVLDASIKNGIDPDRVCALMRKESNGNADSVSGGGHLGLFQYTEGFWADASAKAGYSGASWDNAKAQIYTTAWALTHGYAGRWAGTFK
- the rsmA gene encoding 16S rRNA (adenine(1518)-N(6)/adenine(1519)-N(6))-dimethyltransferase RsmA, with the protein product MSIDLTDKEQLTKYLKSKGLLAKQSLGQNFLVDREVLEKIVEAAEIKTSDTVIEVGPGLGTLTEELILRAGKVIAIEKDDKLAKLLSSQFCHPELDSGSSIVNLDSGSQAAVRNDNLVVLNSDILAVNVPELTGGKPYKVVANIPYYITAKIIKLFLTSENKPESIVLLVQKEVAERICAKPGQLSILALSVQAFGEPEIVSVVKRDSFFPAPAVDSAILRIRIQNSEFRIQPEDERELFRLIHIGFASKRKTLINNLSAGLRIDKKAIADIIKSIGLGENARAQELSLEEWKKLSLILKLK
- a CDS encoding class I SAM-dependent methyltransferase — protein: MMKLIGEPTPDQNQSVSNEGVEGDDGHFSAINYNSDDLVEPTFPEFDLRDTREFQEVYEETLDLAEKVSGHIATMLKFQDSSLEVELIEKSILREIAERFQNFNEGKVDLAVRGLALINAELQGLLSYPATPQGFMDAQFIIDDFLKEQPKSDKEKLEGGLFSQEIIARRLQRLYDKSDFNLRDYEGLTTNTTVSLEHLLKELMLHTLTTGAKNPEELTILDLGAGEGRLAIPLATLGYHVNGIDISKGMVEKVDDRTELFWDGFTGKTSDKLAESANTVFDALKVSPKVENLDDLKKNIQIQQGNFFDIDSEDYDRRFGPDKADAAIVMWHTFGFAGDHEGQMKVLKNIYDNVRPGGIVAIEMPDREFGGYGRAVREYQRLHGQDNDAQKPIPFGALVDAPSKSAGNPTEQNEELETPRYFPSKNEMIGILEDADFNLAECYDYFVPIDGPDGKQLAVLEHLFVAVRPRGKSQKNLRAKTEIAQEDSSRLEEVRKRIAA
- a CDS encoding helix-turn-helix domain-containing protein, producing MQLDILKKVGLTDQEINIYSALLEGGELPAHEIIKRTGLKKGDCYNKIYALKGLGFIEEFSKQKKKHFRLAHPEKIREYTDAQIHAASLAEREINAVLPSLISAFNLTYHKPGVQVMEGIEGIKKLYEDTIQENKPIYSFLEANESNMEIWKWLRDVYVKQRVKAEITARVIVSAAEDKNTAEYISHDAEELRETRIVKKSLFPCKLEIQVYGNKVSFANYNKGDVPLAVIIDNKSIAESMRGLFELAWKGAEKQD
- a CDS encoding divalent metal cation transporter; the protein is MSEEKYVAEVAAQSDGHKHFTISEFRHELGIPLILARKLIVWGIVEVERTADGTFRITEAELNEAREILKHPFTKAKLFFRALGPGIITGAADDDPSGIGTYSSVGAQYGFGLIWLAPWLLPLMTAVQEACARIGIVTNRGLAGVLMKHYRKWFVAIIILLLIVANVANIGADISAMSATVNMLVPVNYYVVAVALTVLIILIEIMIPYRVYSKILKWLTLSLFAYLITGFIIHPDWLMIFKEALTPNVIFDKAYIFAIVAVFGTTISPYLFFWQTSEEVEEKKVERREGTLQKLTGRIAHMRTDVRTGMVFANLTFFFIVLTTAKVLNANGIFSIDSPQQAAEALRPFAGDQAFLLFALGILGTGLLAIPVLAGSGAYALAELMNWREGLDEKFSRAKAFYLVISFSVIVGLLLNFIGINPMKALYYSAYLNGIISIPLLFVIMIVGNDKRIMGRETHPAWVKIFGWAAFAFASAGLVLTIILSLVK
- the rsmI gene encoding 16S rRNA (cytidine(1402)-2'-O)-methyltransferase, with protein sequence MDNEKKGTLYIVATPIGNLSDMTLRGLEILKSVDLIACEDTRNTGVLLKHFEISKPLVSYFQHSKIGKIEQLIQELKSGKDIALVSDAGTPGISDPGEYLISQIRDQFPEINVIPIPGVSAVVAAASVSGLIDKEYYFAGFLPKKKGRQTKFKSFSTLDCPIVIYENALRLERTLKDVQTYLGEDTEVFIAREITKMFEEYWGGSVSIVLENLKKHTLKGEIVLIVKRLVK